A genomic stretch from Desulfurococcaceae archaeon MEX13E-LK6-19 includes:
- a CDS encoding orotidine 5'-phosphate decarboxylase produces MLDNKRFLQVALDTPDLGEALRIASLLSTNIGCENLIIEAGTPLIKSWGGIAVEMLKKTTECIVFADTKTVDVGGLESRIVFDRGADIVSLLGVADNSTIQEAVSEAEKRGKLVAVDLIGVSNTVERTSELIDLGVNIIIYHVGIDVQKKRGITVDKLLDEIKTIIQKTKKKDVKYAVAGGLKPGRVGVFKDIGVDIVIVGSAITKSSDPVDVAKRIINEFV; encoded by the coding sequence ATGCTAGACAATAAGCGTTTTCTCCAAGTAGCTCTCGATACTCCTGATCTAGGTGAAGCTCTTCGTATAGCATCTCTATTGTCAACGAATATTGGTTGTGAAAACCTCATTATAGAAGCTGGTACGCCATTGATAAAGTCTTGGGGAGGAATAGCTGTTGAAATGCTGAAGAAGACTACAGAATGTATAGTTTTCGCCGACACAAAAACAGTTGACGTTGGCGGTCTTGAGTCAAGAATAGTATTTGACAGAGGAGCCGATATAGTAAGTCTTCTTGGTGTAGCTGATAATTCAACAATTCAAGAGGCTGTAAGTGAAGCAGAAAAAAGAGGTAAGCTTGTTGCAGTTGATTTAATTGGTGTTAGCAACACTGTTGAGAGGACATCTGAGCTTATTGACCTTGGTGTCAATATAATTATTTATCATGTTGGTATTGATGTCCAGAAAAAGAGAGGAATTACAGTGGATAAATTACTTGATGAAATAAAAACTATTATTCAAAAAACCAAAAAGAAGGATGTGAAATATGCTGTTGCAGGCGGGTTAAAGCCCGGCAGAGTGGGTGTATTCAAGGATATAGGTGTTGACATAGTTATTGTAGGTTCAGCAATAACAAAGTCTTCTGATCCAGTAGATGTCGCTAAAAGAATAATTAATGAATTTGTGTAA
- a CDS encoding GTP cyclohydrolase IIa has translation MPRITVVSLEGIGKWISSVGFEEEDIIQLQQSLIYTMLHQIFRKHGGFVLPVSYNNFIVLSNGISRDVHEEIHSFLSEQIPFKIRLVSVIHPYPFTAQLKASSILNETTMSFYYENGDEDPNVVLFLDVSGFIKALEITFFESYINIMEIYSHMLSIITRYGGLACYLGGSIILGVMPMDTYKRIMDVLPDYIRAGIGISMRPRKAVGLARKALYELKQKTSTTDKYLVYVDDSIPKQK, from the coding sequence ATGCCGAGGATTACTGTCGTCTCGCTGGAGGGTATAGGGAAATGGATTTCGTCTGTGGGGTTTGAAGAAGAAGACATTATACAGCTCCAGCAATCCCTGATATACACGATGCTTCACCAGATCTTTAGAAAGCATGGAGGTTTTGTGTTACCGGTTAGTTATAATAATTTTATTGTGCTCTCAAACGGTATCTCAAGAGATGTACACGAGGAGATACATAGTTTTCTATCCGAACAAATACCTTTCAAGATAAGACTTGTATCTGTTATACACCCATATCCCTTTACAGCACAATTAAAAGCTTCATCAATACTAAACGAGACAACCATGTCATTCTATTACGAAAACGGGGACGAGGACCCTAATGTAGTGCTTTTCCTTGATGTAAGTGGTTTCATTAAAGCTCTAGAGATAACATTCTTTGAATCATACATAAACATCATGGAGATCTATAGCCATATGCTAAGCATTATAACTAGGTATGGTGGACTAGCTTGTTATCTTGGTGGAAGTATAATCCTAGGAGTTATGCCAATGGATACATACAAGAGAATAATGGATGTTCTCCCAGACTATATCAGGGCAGGAATAGGTATATCAATGAGGCCAAGGAAAGCTGTTGGTCTCGCGAGAAAAGCGTTATACGAGCTCAAGCAAAAGACGAGTACTACTGATAAGTATCTTGTATACGTCGACGATAGTATTCCAAAGCAAAAGTAG
- a CDS encoding 5-formyltetrahydrofolate cyclo-ligase, with product MDDIKKIKQEIRERIWRLLEEKNVALFPRPVYGRIPNFVGAEKAAEKIARMSIWRKASVIKANPDSPQKPLRARALLEGKKVVMASPRLKKGFILLDPQQIPPSKLVYASTIKGAFVYGKILSLNEIPMIDLVVTGCVAVDKKGARLGKGGGYAELEYAILRELGVIDDDTLVVTTIHDLQLVDNIPREPHDLTVDVVATPTKIIKFEPRPPKPKGIIWEILGEKKELPPLKELRSIIQQKKVKT from the coding sequence TTGGACGATATAAAGAAGATTAAACAGGAAATTAGAGAGAGAATATGGAGACTTCTCGAGGAAAAGAATGTAGCTCTGTTTCCTCGCCCCGTCTATGGGCGTATACCTAATTTTGTAGGTGCTGAGAAGGCTGCTGAGAAAATAGCTAGGATGAGTATATGGAGGAAAGCAAGTGTTATAAAAGCTAATCCAGATAGCCCACAAAAGCCTTTGAGAGCACGTGCTCTTCTCGAAGGGAAAAAGGTTGTAATGGCGTCTCCTAGGCTTAAGAAGGGATTCATTCTCTTGGATCCGCAGCAGATACCTCCTAGTAAACTTGTTTATGCATCAACGATCAAAGGGGCATTTGTTTATGGTAAAATTTTGAGTTTAAACGAGATACCTATGATAGATCTCGTTGTGACGGGATGTGTCGCAGTAGATAAGAAAGGAGCTAGGCTAGGAAAGGGTGGTGGTTACGCGGAGCTTGAGTACGCTATACTCCGTGAACTAGGTGTTATTGATGACGATACATTAGTTGTAACAACAATTCATGATCTCCAGTTAGTAGATAATATACCGCGTGAACCCCATGATCTCACTGTAGATGTTGTCGCAACGCCAACAAAAATAATTAAATTCGAGCCACGTCCGCCGAAACCAAAAGGGATAATATGGGAGATCCTGGGCGAGAAGAAAGAGCTTCCTCCTTTAAAAGAACTTAGATCTATTATTCAGCAAAAGAAGGTTAAAACTTAG
- a CDS encoding NADP-dependent malic enzyme — protein sequence MSGEKKNYYEISIKLHEIYRGKLEVFPKVPVETRDHFSVWYTPGVAGPSREIHRDPDKSFMYTWRWNTVAVVTDGTRILGLGDIGPEAGLPVMEGKALLFKYLGGVDAVPLALATKDPDKFIEIVKLLEPSFGGVNLEDIESPKCFYILDKLREILNIPVWHDDQQGTALVTLAALFNALKLVGKKISEVKIAIIGAGAGGYRIHHYLLLAGAKPQNIIVTDSKGIIYDGRPDLDSPRNQHKKWIAKNSNPEKITGGIPEAMKGSDVVIAISKPGPGVIKKEWVKTMASDPIVFALANPVPEIWPWEAKEAGAKIVATGRSDFPNQVNNSLGFPAVFRGALTVMAKKITDGMALAAAEALAKYAEEKGLSEDYIIPSMNETGAYIKEALAVAQKAIEEGVARRKPSTTELEEEIKTLIERPKKYLNIAINNMLIIDHTKKFF from the coding sequence ATGAGTGGGGAGAAGAAGAATTATTATGAGATAAGTATTAAACTCCACGAGATCTATCGTGGTAAACTAGAAGTTTTCCCTAAAGTACCCGTTGAAACCAGAGACCACTTTAGCGTATGGTATACCCCGGGAGTAGCAGGTCCGTCACGCGAAATCCATAGAGATCCCGATAAAAGCTTCATGTATACATGGAGATGGAATACTGTAGCAGTAGTAACTGATGGAACACGTATTCTGGGTCTAGGCGATATCGGGCCTGAAGCAGGGCTCCCCGTAATGGAGGGTAAAGCACTATTATTCAAGTACCTTGGCGGTGTTGATGCTGTACCACTTGCGCTGGCGACAAAGGATCCCGATAAGTTTATTGAGATAGTGAAACTTCTTGAGCCGAGCTTCGGTGGCGTGAATTTAGAGGATATCGAGAGCCCCAAGTGTTTTTACATACTTGATAAACTACGTGAAATCCTTAACATACCTGTATGGCATGATGACCAACAGGGGACAGCGCTGGTAACACTTGCCGCGCTATTTAATGCATTGAAGCTTGTTGGCAAAAAGATCAGTGAAGTCAAGATAGCTATAATCGGGGCTGGTGCAGGCGGATACAGGATCCACCACTATCTGCTTCTCGCTGGCGCAAAACCACAAAACATAATCGTCACCGACAGCAAGGGCATAATATATGATGGAAGACCAGATCTCGACTCCCCGAGAAATCAACACAAGAAATGGATAGCAAAGAACAGTAACCCCGAGAAAATAACTGGCGGCATCCCAGAGGCTATGAAGGGTAGCGATGTAGTCATAGCTATATCAAAACCCGGCCCAGGAGTCATTAAAAAGGAGTGGGTTAAAACAATGGCGTCAGACCCAATAGTATTCGCATTAGCCAACCCGGTACCAGAAATATGGCCCTGGGAAGCAAAAGAAGCCGGTGCAAAGATCGTAGCAACAGGTAGAAGCGATTTCCCCAACCAAGTCAATAATAGCCTCGGGTTCCCAGCTGTTTTCCGTGGAGCACTAACAGTCATGGCGAAGAAGATAACAGACGGCATGGCACTCGCGGCAGCAGAAGCACTAGCCAAGTATGCTGAGGAAAAAGGGCTCTCGGAAGACTACATAATACCAAGTATGAATGAAACCGGGGCATACATCAAGGAAGCACTAGCAGTAGCACAAAAAGCTATAGAAGAAGGAGTAGCAAGAAGAAAACCATCAACTACGGAACTCGAAGAAGAAATAAAGACTCTTATTGAACGCCCGAAAAAGTATCTCAACATAGCTATTAACAACATGCTCATAATAGATCATACGAAGAAGTTCTTTTAA
- a CDS encoding tryptophan--tRNA ligase: MAQKLDPWGHFAIEKYEKLFSQFGINPIDEKILEKLPVKHKFFRRKIIFGHRDYDKWLDALNKGEKVAILTGFMPSGHVHLGHFMLFQELKYYQDLGVSINIAIADAEAYAVRRIPRKKLFEYAREYIKYSLAAGLDPKKTRYYFQTNNSTAYYRLIQMFSRKITMAEMEAIYGELEPAKVMAALTQASDILHLQLPEYGGYKYVLVPVGVDQDPHIRLTRDLADRFENELGLRRPSSTYHKFIRGLDGNKMSSSKPDYAIFLSDDKDTVYKKVMNALTGGRATAEEQKRLGGEPEKCTVYELYMYYLTEDDDELYDIYSRCRGGKLLCGECKRKAARKLIEILEKVNEKAREYEGIIDDIVEFPKF; the protein is encoded by the coding sequence TTGGCGCAAAAACTTGATCCATGGGGCCACTTCGCTATAGAAAAATATGAGAAACTGTTTTCGCAGTTTGGTATAAATCCTATAGACGAAAAGATCCTTGAGAAACTGCCTGTCAAACATAAGTTTTTCAGGAGAAAAATAATTTTTGGACATAGAGACTATGATAAATGGCTTGATGCCCTAAATAAAGGAGAGAAAGTGGCGATACTGACAGGGTTTATGCCAAGTGGTCATGTTCATCTAGGGCATTTCATGTTATTCCAGGAACTAAAGTATTACCAGGATCTTGGCGTGAGTATTAACATCGCTATAGCTGATGCAGAGGCTTACGCTGTCCGCAGGATTCCCCGCAAAAAATTGTTTGAATACGCTAGAGAATATATCAAATACTCTCTTGCAGCAGGCCTTGACCCCAAGAAAACAAGGTATTATTTCCAGACAAATAACAGCACGGCATACTATAGGCTTATACAGATGTTCTCGAGAAAAATAACTATGGCCGAAATGGAAGCTATTTATGGTGAACTTGAGCCAGCTAAAGTTATGGCTGCTTTAACGCAGGCATCCGATATTCTTCATCTACAACTTCCAGAATACGGTGGTTACAAGTACGTCTTAGTACCAGTAGGAGTCGACCAGGATCCCCATATAAGACTTACAAGGGATCTAGCCGACAGATTTGAAAATGAACTAGGGCTAAGAAGACCTTCATCAACATACCATAAGTTCATAAGAGGGCTCGACGGAAATAAAATGAGTAGCTCTAAACCCGATTATGCGATATTCTTGTCTGACGATAAGGATACTGTATACAAAAAAGTAATGAACGCCTTGACTGGAGGAAGAGCAACAGCTGAAGAACAAAAACGTCTTGGCGGAGAACCAGAGAAATGTACTGTATACGAGCTCTACATGTATTATCTAACAGAAGACGATGACGAGCTTTACGATATATACAGTAGGTGTCGTGGAGGAAAACTCTTGTGTGGCGAGTGCAAGAGGAAGGCTGCTAGAAAACTCATTGAGATACTTGAAAAAGTTAATGAGAAAGCACGAGAATATGAAGGCATCATAGACGATATAGTAGAATTCCCTAAGTTTTAA
- a CDS encoding glycosyltransferase family 2 protein, whose amino-acid sequence MIELLATSIILTVYLLSITRSIISIIGILTNVYYKVWHSEDIGLLNGGQLPRILVILPLFRESESDIQTTLESIFRQDYPHNLLKIVIVVEQDDEATLKNVVKVISSFPQSNKGNISVLIKPGVRKGKATAVNYVLNNVKFGDIVAIYDGGDVVYDKQQFLKAALKINEGYDIVGSRVFRTGKGIIGRLVFFDTLIWIKIGLPSLAKILKTPLVSGEGLFLKRSFIEKIGGLPESLTEDAFLTIYAEKLGAKIHLLSSDVYEASPANISSLVRQRLRWYRGHIDCFLYVIKSKGISFTSRIKLLLTYSNPLLIASIALAYIALFVMLMLNIYNIVLLLSFLIVLSTLSAPLYILPDIEHRHRKQLLLLPIYWFFLGIIAFIALTLPAKIGWYKTERRQHVDYKFLHAKI is encoded by the coding sequence TTGATAGAATTACTAGCAACATCTATCATACTCACAGTCTACCTATTGTCAATAACACGTAGTATAATCAGTATCATCGGGATACTAACCAACGTCTATTATAAGGTATGGCACAGTGAAGATATTGGCTTACTCAATGGTGGTCAGCTGCCTAGGATTCTAGTAATACTACCTCTTTTTAGAGAGTCTGAATCGGATATTCAAACAACTCTTGAAAGCATATTTCGTCAGGATTACCCACATAACTTATTGAAAATAGTTATAGTCGTAGAGCAGGATGATGAAGCAACGCTTAAAAATGTTGTTAAAGTGATCAGCAGTTTTCCTCAAAGCAATAAAGGTAATATAAGTGTACTAATTAAGCCTGGTGTGAGGAAAGGTAAGGCAACGGCAGTTAATTATGTTTTAAATAATGTCAAGTTTGGCGATATAGTAGCTATATATGATGGAGGCGATGTTGTTTATGATAAACAACAATTCTTGAAAGCAGCGCTGAAAATTAATGAAGGCTATGATATCGTTGGTTCTCGTGTTTTTAGAACAGGAAAAGGGATTATCGGTAGACTTGTCTTCTTTGATACATTAATATGGATTAAGATAGGATTACCTAGTTTAGCTAAAATACTTAAGACACCGCTTGTCAGTGGGGAAGGATTATTTTTGAAACGGAGTTTTATTGAGAAAATAGGTGGTCTTCCTGAATCTCTTACCGAGGACGCGTTCTTAACTATATATGCGGAGAAACTTGGTGCAAAGATACATTTATTGTCTAGTGATGTTTATGAGGCTTCGCCAGCAAATATTTCAAGTCTTGTGAGACAGAGATTGCGATGGTATAGAGGTCATATAGATTGTTTTCTTTACGTCATTAAGTCTAAAGGAATTAGCTTCACTAGTAGGATAAAATTGTTGTTGACGTATTCTAATCCATTATTGATTGCATCTATAGCTTTAGCTTATATAGCATTATTTGTGATGTTAATGCTAAACATTTACAATATTGTCTTGCTTTTATCTTTCTTGATAGTGTTATCGACTTTGTCTGCACCACTATATATTCTCCCTGACATTGAACACAGACATCGCAAGCAATTACTGCTCCTTCCTATCTACTGGTTTTTCCTCGGCATAATAGCCTTCATAGCATTAACTCTACCGGCTAAAATAGGGTGGTATAAAACTGAGCGTAGACAGCATGTAGACTATAAATTCTTGCATGCAAAGATCTAA